From Pseudomonas sp. FP2335, the proteins below share one genomic window:
- a CDS encoding LysR family transcriptional regulator: MQKNITSLGALNWDDLKFFLEVARTRKASVAAKRLAVDYTTVSRRISSLEVSLGTLLFEKSRTNGFVLTPEGQRLLGYAESIESTLHMACEQVSGSGVALSGHVRMGCTEGFGSFFVTPQLSHFVDTYPAISVDILPLPHFISLSKREADIVIALERPEHGPYVCCKLCDYKLQLYATQEYLDQHPPIRRPTDLAEHPFISYVDDLAFSSELLYLANVVPGASASLRSTSVIAQYVAAQQGRSMAILPCFLAAQDPRLLPVLGEEIAITRQFWMYCREDLRKLKRITLLWDYIREVTEQNQGLLMGETREMGFKAHPK; this comes from the coding sequence ATGCAAAAAAACATCACGTCACTGGGCGCCCTGAACTGGGATGACCTGAAGTTTTTCCTCGAAGTGGCCCGCACCCGCAAGGCCAGCGTCGCCGCCAAGCGCCTGGCGGTGGACTACACCACGGTGTCGCGGCGCATCAGTTCGCTGGAGGTGTCACTCGGCACCCTGCTGTTCGAAAAGTCCCGCACCAACGGCTTCGTCCTCACCCCCGAAGGCCAGCGTTTGCTGGGCTATGCAGAGTCGATCGAAAGCACCCTGCACATGGCCTGCGAGCAGGTTTCCGGCTCTGGCGTGGCGCTGTCCGGGCATGTGCGCATGGGCTGTACCGAAGGGTTCGGCAGCTTTTTCGTCACGCCGCAATTGAGCCACTTCGTCGATACGTATCCGGCAATTTCGGTGGACATCCTGCCCCTGCCCCACTTCATCAGCCTGTCCAAGCGCGAAGCCGACATCGTCATCGCCCTGGAACGCCCGGAACACGGGCCTTATGTGTGCTGCAAGCTGTGCGACTACAAACTGCAGTTGTACGCGACCCAGGAATACCTCGACCAACACCCGCCGATCCGACGCCCGACGGATCTGGCCGAGCATCCGTTCATCAGTTACGTGGATGACTTGGCGTTCAGCTCCGAATTGTTGTACCTGGCAAACGTGGTGCCCGGCGCCAGCGCCAGCTTGCGCAGCACCAGCGTGATTGCGCAGTACGTGGCAGCGCAGCAGGGGCGGTCGATGGCGATCCTGCCGTGTTTCCTGGCGGCGCAGGACCCGCGCTTATTGCCGGTGCTGGGAGAGGAGATCGCGATTACGCGGCAGTTCTGGATGTATTGCCGCGAGGACTTGAGGAAGTTGAAGCGGATTACGTTGCTGTGGGACTACATCCGGGAAGTGACGGAGCAGAACCAGGGGTTGTTGATGGGGGAGACACGAGAGATGGGGTTTAAAGCACACCCCAAATAG
- a CDS encoding CoA-acylating methylmalonate-semialdehyde dehydrogenase: protein MNASADISVQQVKLLINGEWVESKTTHWQDIVNPATQQVLAKVPFATADEVNAAIDAAHRAFQTWKLTPIGARMRIMLKLQALIREHSKRIAVVLSAEQGKTIADAEGDIFRGLEVVEHACSIGTLQMGEFAENVAGGVDTYTLRQPIGVCAGITPFNFPAMIPLWMFPMAIACGNTFVLKPSEQDPLSTMLLVELALEAGVPAGVLNVVHGGKDVVDALCTHKDIKAVSFVGSTAVGTHVYDLAGKHGKRVQSMMGAKNHAVVLPDANREHTLNALVGAGFGAAGQRCMATSVVVLVGASKQWLPDLKALAQQLKVNAGSEAGTDVGPVISKRAKARILELIESGVKEGAKLELDGRDIQVPGYEQGNFVGPTLFSGVTTDMQIYTQEIFGPVLVVIEVATLDEAIALVNANPFGNGTGLFTQSGAAARKFQSEIDVGQVGINIPIPVPVPFFSFTGSRGSKLGDLGPYGKQVVQFYTQTKTVTSRWFDDDTVNDGVNTTINLR, encoded by the coding sequence ATGAACGCTTCTGCCGATATCTCCGTACAACAGGTCAAATTGCTGATCAATGGTGAATGGGTCGAGTCCAAGACCACCCACTGGCAAGACATCGTCAACCCGGCCACCCAGCAAGTGCTGGCCAAAGTCCCGTTCGCCACGGCCGATGAAGTCAATGCCGCCATCGACGCCGCCCACCGCGCCTTCCAGACCTGGAAGCTGACGCCGATCGGCGCGCGCATGCGCATCATGCTCAAGCTGCAAGCCTTGATCCGCGAACATTCCAAGCGCATCGCCGTGGTCCTCAGCGCCGAGCAGGGCAAGACCATTGCCGATGCCGAAGGCGATATTTTCCGCGGCCTGGAAGTGGTGGAACACGCCTGTTCCATCGGCACCCTGCAGATGGGCGAATTCGCCGAGAACGTCGCCGGTGGCGTCGACACCTACACCCTGCGTCAACCGATCGGCGTGTGCGCCGGCATCACCCCGTTCAACTTCCCGGCGATGATTCCGCTGTGGATGTTCCCGATGGCGATTGCCTGCGGTAACACATTCGTCCTCAAACCGTCCGAGCAGGACCCGCTGTCGACGATGCTGCTGGTAGAACTGGCGCTGGAAGCCGGTGTGCCGGCGGGCGTGCTCAACGTGGTGCACGGCGGCAAGGACGTGGTGGATGCGCTGTGCACCCACAAAGACATCAAGGCCGTGTCCTTCGTCGGCTCGACCGCAGTCGGCACCCATGTGTACGACTTGGCGGGCAAGCACGGCAAACGCGTGCAGTCGATGATGGGCGCCAAGAACCACGCCGTGGTGCTGCCGGATGCCAACCGCGAGCACACCCTCAACGCCCTGGTCGGTGCCGGTTTCGGCGCAGCAGGCCAGCGCTGCATGGCCACCTCGGTGGTGGTGCTGGTGGGGGCGTCCAAGCAGTGGCTGCCGGACCTCAAGGCGCTGGCGCAGCAACTCAAGGTCAACGCCGGCAGTGAAGCCGGCACCGACGTCGGCCCGGTGATTTCCAAGCGTGCCAAGGCGCGCATCCTGGAGCTGATCGAAAGCGGTGTGAAGGAAGGCGCCAAGCTGGAGCTGGACGGCCGCGACATCCAGGTGCCGGGCTACGAGCAAGGCAACTTTGTCGGCCCGACCCTGTTCTCCGGCGTGACCACCGACATGCAGATCTACACCCAGGAAATCTTCGGCCCGGTGCTGGTGGTGATCGAAGTTGCGACCCTCGATGAGGCCATCGCACTGGTCAACGCCAACCCGTTCGGCAATGGCACAGGCCTGTTCACTCAAAGTGGAGCGGCGGCGCGTAAGTTCCAGAGCGAAATCGATGTAGGCCAGGTCGGTATCAACATTCCGATCCCGGTGCCGGTGCCGTTCTTCAGCTTCACCGGTTCCCGTGGCTCCAAACTTGGCGACCTCGGCCCGTACGGCAAGCAAGTGGTGCAGTTCTACACCCAGACCAAGACCGTCACCAGCCGCTGGTTCGACGACGACACGGTCAACGATGGCGTCAACACCACCATCAACCTGCGCTGA
- a CDS encoding amino acid permease, whose amino-acid sequence MADDMVNPVGLKRGLKNRHIQLIALGGAIGTGLFLGSAGVLKSAGPSMILGYAIAGFIAFLMMRQLGEMIVEEPVAGSFSHFAHKYWGGYAGFLAGWNYWVLYVLVGMAELTAVGKYIQFWWPEVPTWVSALVFFAAVNLINTLNVKFFGEAEFWFAIIKVVAIIGMILLGCYLLFSGLGGPQASISNLWDHGGFFPNGGMGLLMSMAFIMFSFGGLELVGITAAEASEPRKVIPKAINQVVYRILIFYVGALTVLLSLYPWDQLLQTLGASGDAYSGSPFVQIFSLIGNDTAAHILNFVVLTAALSVYNSGVYCNSRMLFGLAEQGDAPKALMKLNKQGVPLRALAVSALVTMLCVVVNYVAPHSALELLFALVVASLMINWALISLTHIKFRRAMGEQGVTPSFKTFWFPYTNYLCLAFMVVIISVMLAIPGIRNSVFAMPVWVGVIYIAYRLRMKNTKVAVAQ is encoded by the coding sequence ATGGCGGATGACATGGTTAACCCGGTGGGCCTCAAGCGGGGCCTGAAGAACCGGCATATTCAGCTGATCGCCTTGGGAGGGGCGATTGGTACGGGGCTGTTCCTCGGTTCGGCGGGCGTGCTCAAGTCAGCGGGGCCGTCGATGATCCTGGGTTACGCGATCGCCGGTTTCATCGCATTCCTGATGATGCGCCAGCTTGGCGAAATGATCGTCGAAGAGCCGGTGGCCGGTTCCTTCAGCCACTTCGCCCACAAATACTGGGGCGGCTACGCGGGCTTTCTGGCGGGCTGGAACTACTGGGTGCTCTACGTACTGGTCGGCATGGCCGAACTGACGGCGGTGGGCAAGTACATCCAGTTCTGGTGGCCAGAGGTTCCGACCTGGGTCAGCGCGCTGGTGTTCTTTGCGGCCGTGAACCTGATCAATACCCTGAACGTGAAGTTCTTCGGTGAGGCCGAGTTCTGGTTTGCGATCATCAAGGTGGTGGCGATCATCGGCATGATCCTGCTCGGCTGCTACCTGCTGTTCAGCGGCCTTGGCGGCCCGCAAGCGTCCATCAGCAACCTGTGGGACCACGGCGGGTTCTTCCCGAATGGCGGCATGGGGCTGTTGATGTCGATGGCGTTCATCATGTTCTCGTTCGGTGGCCTGGAGCTGGTGGGCATCACCGCCGCCGAAGCCAGCGAGCCGCGCAAGGTGATCCCCAAGGCGATCAACCAGGTGGTGTACCGCATCCTGATTTTCTACGTCGGCGCCCTGACCGTGCTGCTGTCGCTGTACCCGTGGGACCAACTGTTGCAAACCCTCGGCGCGTCGGGCGATGCCTACAGTGGCAGCCCGTTTGTGCAGATCTTCTCGTTGATCGGTAATGACACCGCGGCACACATCCTCAACTTCGTGGTGCTGACCGCAGCGTTGTCGGTCTACAACAGCGGCGTGTACTGCAACAGCCGCATGCTGTTCGGCCTGGCCGAGCAAGGCGATGCGCCAAAAGCGCTGATGAAGCTGAACAAGCAAGGCGTGCCGCTACGCGCCCTGGCGGTCTCGGCGTTGGTGACGATGCTCTGCGTGGTGGTCAACTACGTGGCACCGCACAGCGCGCTGGAGCTGCTGTTTGCACTGGTGGTTGCCTCGCTGATGATCAACTGGGCGCTGATCAGCCTCACCCACATCAAGTTCCGCAGGGCCATGGGCGAGCAAGGCGTGACCCCATCGTTCAAGACCTTCTGGTTCCCGTACACCAACTACCTGTGCCTGGCATTCATGGTGGTGATCATCAGCGTGATGCTGGCGATCCCGGGGATTCGCAATTCGGTGTTTGCAATGCCGGTGTGGGTGGGGGTGATCTACATTGCCTATCGCTTGCGGATGAAAAACACGAAAGTCGCTGTGGCGCAGTAA
- a CDS encoding LysR family transcriptional regulator yields MKARSDELQIFVSVIECGSISAAAEQVGQTPSAVSRTLSRLEAKLDTTLINRTTRRMDLTEEGKYFFEQAKLILAQMDELEERLSSRQKHPAGRLRINAAVPFMLHGIVPYIAEFRRLYPQIQLELNSDDLIIDLLEQSTDIAIRIGTLADSTLHARALGCTPLHILASPAYIEQFGTPTTVAELADHTLLGFTQTETLNHWPLRHVEGDRWLIQPGIAASSGETLRQLALEGQGICCLSNFMTSADIDAGRLVPVLEAFNSGYRQPIHAVFYRNSQLALRIQCFLDFIQAKLARYAC; encoded by the coding sequence GTGAAAGCCCGATCCGACGAGCTACAAATCTTCGTCAGCGTGATTGAGTGCGGCTCGATTTCCGCCGCGGCGGAGCAGGTCGGGCAGACGCCGTCGGCGGTCAGCCGCACCTTGTCGCGCCTGGAGGCCAAGCTCGACACCACGCTGATCAACCGCACCACGCGACGCATGGACCTGACCGAAGAGGGCAAGTACTTCTTCGAGCAGGCCAAGCTGATCCTGGCGCAGATGGATGAGCTGGAAGAACGCCTGTCGTCGCGCCAGAAGCACCCGGCCGGGCGCCTGCGTATCAATGCGGCCGTGCCGTTCATGCTGCACGGGATCGTGCCGTACATCGCCGAATTTCGCCGCCTGTACCCGCAGATCCAGCTGGAGCTGAACAGCGATGACTTGATCATCGACCTGCTGGAGCAAAGCACCGACATCGCGATCCGCATCGGTACGCTGGCCGACTCCACCCTGCATGCCCGCGCCTTGGGCTGCACGCCACTGCATATCCTCGCCAGCCCTGCCTATATCGAGCAGTTCGGCACGCCGACCACGGTAGCTGAGCTGGCCGACCACACCTTGCTTGGCTTCACCCAGACTGAAACCCTCAACCACTGGCCACTGCGCCATGTGGAAGGCGACCGCTGGCTGATCCAGCCGGGCATTGCCGCGTCCAGCGGTGAAACCCTGCGCCAGCTGGCGCTGGAAGGGCAGGGCATTTGCTGCCTGTCGAACTTCATGACTAGCGCCGACATCGACGCCGGGCGCCTGGTGCCGGTGCTGGAGGCGTTCAACAGCGGCTATCGCCAGCCGATTCATGCGGTGTTCTATCGCAACTCGCAGTTGGCGCTGCGCATCCAGTGTTTCCTCGACTTTATCCAGGCCAAGCTGGCGCGGTATGCCTGCTAG
- a CDS encoding NAD(P)H-dependent oxidoreductase → MKKVLLLNGGKKFAHSDGRYNNTLHDAAVAVLDRGGIDVKVTHIDEGYDVAEEVAKFLWADVIIYQMPGWWMGAPWIVKKYIDEVFTEGHGSLYASDGRTRSDASQKYGSGGLIQGKQYMLSLTWNAPQQAFDDPSDFFEAKGVDAVYFPFHKANQFLGMTGLPTFLCVDVMKRPAIDADVARYEQHLAQVFKLSV, encoded by the coding sequence ATGAAAAAAGTACTCCTGCTCAACGGCGGCAAAAAGTTCGCCCACTCCGATGGCCGCTACAACAACACCCTGCATGACGCCGCCGTGGCCGTGCTGGACCGTGGCGGTATCGACGTCAAGGTCACCCATATCGATGAAGGCTACGATGTGGCCGAAGAAGTCGCGAAATTCCTCTGGGCCGACGTAATCATCTACCAGATGCCCGGCTGGTGGATGGGCGCACCGTGGATCGTCAAGAAATACATCGACGAGGTCTTCACCGAAGGCCACGGCAGCCTGTACGCCAGCGATGGCCGCACCCGCTCCGACGCGTCGCAGAAATACGGCAGCGGCGGCCTGATCCAGGGCAAGCAATACATGCTGTCGCTGACCTGGAACGCACCGCAGCAAGCCTTCGACGACCCGAGCGACTTTTTCGAAGCCAAGGGCGTGGACGCGGTCTACTTCCCGTTCCACAAGGCCAACCAATTCCTTGGCATGACCGGCCTGCCGACCTTCCTCTGCGTGGACGTGATGAAACGCCCGGCCATCGACGCCGACGTGGCGCGCTACGAGCAGCATCTGGCGCAGGTGTTCAAGCTCTCGGTGTAA
- a CDS encoding OmpA family protein → MFSTARFMFITLLVALLALGGCQTAPPKGLTPAQIAVLKQQGFELTDDGWAFGLSGKVLFGSDVESLNPPSTEIVERIGKALLGVGIERVRVDGHTDASGKETYNQQLSLRRAKSVAKVLTGVGMKEENIQLRGLGSSEPVAPNTTVAGRTENRRVSIVVIAD, encoded by the coding sequence TTGTTCTCGACCGCGCGCTTTATGTTTATCACCCTCCTGGTGGCGCTGCTCGCCCTCGGCGGCTGCCAGACGGCCCCACCCAAAGGCCTGACCCCGGCGCAGATTGCCGTGCTCAAGCAACAAGGCTTTGAACTCACCGACGACGGCTGGGCCTTTGGCCTGTCTGGCAAAGTGCTGTTTGGCAGCGATGTCGAAAGCCTGAACCCGCCCAGTACCGAAATCGTCGAACGCATTGGCAAGGCCCTGCTCGGCGTGGGTATCGAACGGGTGCGTGTCGACGGCCACACCGACGCCTCGGGCAAGGAAACCTACAACCAGCAACTGTCGCTGCGTCGCGCGAAAAGCGTGGCCAAGGTGCTGACCGGCGTGGGGATGAAGGAAGAAAACATCCAGTTGCGCGGGCTGGGCAGCAGCGAACCTGTAGCGCCGAATACCACGGTGGCAGGGCGTACGGAGAACCGGCGGGTGTCGATCGTGGTGATCGCCGACTGA
- the mmsB gene encoding 3-hydroxyisobutyrate dehydrogenase: protein MKIAFIGLGNMGAPMARNLIKAGHALNLFDLNQTVLKELAALGGTISASPRDAANGAELVITMLPAAAHVRSVWLNEDGVLAGIGKGVPAVDCSTIDPQTARDVAAAAAKQGVVMADAPVSGGTGGAQAGTLTFMVGATAELFATLQPVLAQMGRNIVHCGDVGTGQIAKICNNLLLGISMVGVSEAMALGDALGIDTQVLAGIINSSTGRCWSSDTYNPWPGVIETAPSSRGYTGGFGADLMLKDLGLATEAARQAHQPVILGAVAQQLYQSMSQRGEGGKDFSAIINSYRKPE from the coding sequence ATGAAGATTGCATTTATCGGCCTGGGCAACATGGGCGCGCCCATGGCCCGCAACCTGATCAAGGCCGGCCACGCGCTGAACCTGTTCGACTTGAACCAGACGGTCCTCAAGGAGCTGGCCGCGCTGGGCGGCACTATCAGCGCCTCACCGCGTGACGCGGCCAACGGCGCCGAACTGGTGATCACCATGCTGCCGGCCGCGGCCCATGTGCGCAGCGTCTGGCTGAATGAAGACGGCGTACTCGCCGGCATCGGCAAAGGCGTACCGGCGGTGGATTGCAGCACCATCGACCCGCAAACCGCGCGTGACGTAGCCGCGGCTGCCGCCAAGCAAGGCGTGGTGATGGCGGATGCACCGGTGTCCGGCGGCACCGGCGGCGCCCAGGCCGGGACGTTGACCTTTATGGTCGGCGCCACCGCAGAACTGTTCGCCACCCTGCAACCGGTGCTGGCGCAGATGGGCCGCAACATCGTGCACTGCGGCGACGTGGGTACCGGGCAAATCGCCAAGATCTGCAACAACCTGCTGCTGGGCATCAGCATGGTCGGCGTCAGCGAAGCCATGGCGCTGGGGGATGCGCTGGGCATCGATACCCAGGTGCTGGCGGGAATCATCAACAGCTCGACCGGGCGCTGCTGGAGTTCCGATACCTACAACCCGTGGCCGGGGGTGATCGAAACGGCGCCGTCGTCCCGTGGCTATACCGGCGGGTTTGGTGCCGACCTGATGCTCAAGGATCTGGGGCTGGCGACTGAAGCGGCACGCCAGGCGCACCAACCTGTGATCCTCGGCGCGGTGGCGCAGCAGTTGTACCAATCGATGAGTCAGCGTGGGGAGGGGGGCAAGGACTTTTCGGCAATCATCAACAGCTACCGCAAACCCGAATAA
- a CDS encoding LysR substrate-binding domain-containing protein, producing MHFDLIDLRLYLHILDTGNITAGAARSHLSLAAASARIRAMEASLGIEFLERGRRGVTPTPAGKALARHARLLLQQAEHLQQDLAEYANGVKGQVRLLCNTTALSEYLPELLADFLREHPNLDIDLQELPSLRITQALRQGTADLGIISDAVDTHGLQTLAFRDDPLVLIMPLDHPLASRNVSFIDSLQHDYVGLAANSALAVYLEEQALHAGFRLQTRIRAEGFDGVIRMVAGGAGLAIVPQAALERWPKERRFKAQPLREEWACRQLLLSARSFEQLPGYAKALFDALNPSHIF from the coding sequence ATGCACTTTGACCTGATCGACCTGCGCCTCTACCTGCACATCCTCGACACCGGCAATATCACCGCCGGCGCCGCCCGCAGCCATTTATCCCTGGCCGCTGCCAGTGCACGCATCCGGGCGATGGAAGCGTCACTGGGCATCGAGTTCCTCGAACGCGGCCGCCGTGGCGTCACCCCCACGCCCGCCGGCAAGGCTCTGGCCCGTCACGCGCGCCTGTTGCTGCAACAGGCCGAACACCTGCAACAGGACCTGGCGGAATACGCCAACGGCGTCAAAGGCCAGGTGCGCCTGCTGTGCAACACCACCGCCCTCAGCGAATACCTGCCGGAACTGCTGGCGGACTTTCTGCGTGAGCACCCCAACCTCGACATCGACCTTCAGGAATTGCCCAGCCTGCGCATCACCCAGGCATTGCGCCAGGGTACGGCCGACCTCGGGATCATTTCCGACGCAGTGGACACCCACGGCTTACAGACCCTGGCGTTTCGCGACGACCCGCTGGTGTTGATCATGCCGCTGGATCATCCGCTCGCCAGCCGGAACGTCAGCTTCATCGATAGCCTGCAACACGACTACGTGGGCCTCGCCGCCAACAGCGCGCTGGCGGTGTATCTGGAAGAACAGGCGTTGCACGCCGGGTTCCGCCTGCAAACGCGGATCCGCGCGGAAGGTTTTGATGGGGTTATCCGCATGGTCGCAGGCGGCGCCGGGCTCGCCATCGTGCCCCAGGCGGCCCTGGAGCGTTGGCCGAAGGAGCGCCGCTTCAAGGCTCAACCCTTGCGCGAAGAATGGGCCTGCCGACAGCTGCTGCTCAGCGCGCGCTCATTTGAACAGCTACCCGGTTACGCCAAAGCCTTGTTCGACGCCCTGAACCCCTCACACATTTTTTGA
- a CDS encoding cupin domain-containing protein produces the protein MSKPITVLRDTHPLPVLDACKWEKLEGDPHTVNLNAYTSEDGSKIMGTWICTPGKWYVDYVKWEYCHFQEGYCIITPDGLEPIHLRAGDIFVVEPGMKGTWEVVETVRKYFVFA, from the coding sequence ATGTCCAAGCCCATCACCGTACTGCGCGACACTCACCCCCTGCCGGTCCTGGACGCGTGCAAATGGGAAAAGCTCGAAGGCGACCCGCACACCGTCAACCTCAACGCCTATACCAGCGAAGACGGCAGCAAGATCATGGGCACCTGGATCTGCACACCGGGCAAGTGGTATGTGGACTACGTGAAGTGGGAATACTGCCACTTCCAGGAAGGCTACTGCATCATCACCCCAGACGGCCTAGAGCCGATTCACTTGCGTGCCGGGGACATCTTTGTGGTGGAACCGGGGATGAAAGGCACCTGGGAAGTGGTCGAGACCGTGCGTAAGTACTTCGTGTTCGCCTGA
- a CDS encoding SulP family inorganic anion transporter, whose translation MNLTRLRADALAGLTTSFALLPECIAFALVAHLNPLMGLYGAFIICTLTALFGGRPGMVSGAAGSMAVVIVALVVQHGVEYLLATVLLGGLIMIAFGLLRLGKLVRMVPHPVMLGFVNGLAIIIALAQLEHFKSGEHWLNGTPLYVMIGLVLVTMAIVYLLPRITRAVPPALVAILGVGLAVYLLGLPTRTLGDMAHIAGGLPTFALPQIPWTQETLGIIAPYAFLMAMVGLLETLLTLNLTDEITETRGYPDRESVALGAANMVSGVFGGMGGCAMIGQTVINLSSGGRGRFSGVFAGVMILLFILFLSPFIERIPLAALVGVMFVVSQQTFAWASLRVINKVPLNDVLVILAVTVITVFTDLATAVLCGIVIAALNFAWQQARELYADTHLEADGSKLYRVHGTLFFASTTPFLNQFDPAGDPAQVTLDCRHLSFVDYSAIAALMTLRERYAKAGKHLRVLHLSERCKKLLKRAKVHHD comes from the coding sequence ATGAACCTCACCCGTCTGCGCGCCGATGCCCTGGCCGGCCTCACCACGTCTTTCGCGCTGCTGCCCGAATGCATCGCCTTTGCCTTGGTAGCCCATCTCAACCCGCTGATGGGGCTCTACGGCGCCTTTATCATCTGCACGCTCACGGCGCTGTTCGGCGGTCGTCCCGGCATGGTCTCGGGTGCGGCAGGGTCGATGGCGGTGGTGATCGTCGCACTGGTGGTGCAACACGGTGTGGAGTACCTGCTGGCCACGGTGCTGCTGGGCGGGTTGATCATGATCGCCTTTGGCCTGTTGCGCCTGGGCAAGCTGGTGCGCATGGTGCCGCACCCGGTGATGCTGGGGTTCGTCAACGGCCTGGCGATCATCATTGCATTGGCGCAACTGGAGCATTTCAAGAGCGGTGAACACTGGCTCAACGGCACGCCGCTGTACGTGATGATCGGCCTGGTGCTGGTGACCATGGCCATCGTCTACCTGCTGCCGCGCATCACCCGCGCAGTGCCGCCGGCGCTGGTGGCGATCCTCGGCGTGGGCCTGGCGGTGTACCTGCTCGGCCTGCCGACCCGCACCCTGGGCGATATGGCCCACATCGCCGGCGGCCTGCCGACGTTTGCGCTGCCGCAGATCCCCTGGACCCAGGAAACCCTTGGCATCATCGCGCCGTACGCGTTCCTGATGGCCATGGTCGGCCTGCTGGAAACCCTGCTCACCCTTAACCTCACCGACGAAATCACCGAGACCCGTGGCTACCCCGATCGCGAAAGCGTGGCTCTGGGCGCGGCGAATATGGTCTCGGGCGTGTTTGGCGGCATGGGGGGTTGCGCGATGATCGGGCAAACCGTGATCAACCTCAGTTCCGGCGGGCGCGGGCGTTTTTCCGGAGTGTTTGCCGGGGTGATGATCCTGTTGTTTATCCTGTTCCTGTCGCCGTTTATCGAGCGCATTCCGCTGGCGGCGCTGGTCGGGGTGATGTTCGTGGTGTCCCAGCAGACCTTCGCCTGGGCGTCCTTGCGGGTGATCAACAAGGTGCCGCTCAACGATGTGCTGGTGATCCTGGCAGTGACGGTGATCACCGTGTTCACCGACCTGGCCACCGCCGTGCTGTGCGGGATCGTGATTGCGGCGCTGAACTTCGCCTGGCAACAGGCCCGCGAGTTGTACGCCGATACGCATCTGGAGGCCGATGGCAGCAAGCTCTATCGGGTGCACGGCACCTTGTTCTTCGCCTCGACCACGCCGTTCTTGAACCAGTTCGACCCGGCGGGCGACCCCGCGCAGGTGACGCTGGATTGCCGGCACCTGAGCTTTGTCGATTATTCAGCGATTGCCGCGCTGATGACCTTGCGCGAGCGGTATGCCAAGGCCGGCAAGCACCTGCGGGTGCTGCATTTGTCGGAGCGCTGCAAGAAGCTGCTCAAGCGCGCCAAGGTGCATCACGACTGA
- a CDS encoding sulfite exporter TauE/SafE family protein, translated as MTTVLTFYQDIGPALTLLVFGTFLLAGAVKGVIGLGLPTVAMGLLGLAMLPAQAAALLIIPSTVTNLWQLAFGGHLRALLKRLWPLLLLIFLGTGLGTLWLGMDGGGWVVHALGGALLVYALSGLCLPTLKVKPETERWLGPVCGLVTGIITSATGVFVIPAVPYLQALGLSRDQLVQALGLSFSVSTLALAAGLAWRGSLGGGEINASLLALVPALLGMGLGQVVRQRISAVLFKRVFLIGMALLGGHLLING; from the coding sequence ATGACTACTGTCCTCACGTTCTACCAAGACATCGGCCCCGCCCTGACCCTGCTGGTATTCGGCACCTTCCTGCTGGCCGGCGCCGTCAAGGGCGTGATCGGCCTGGGCCTGCCCACGGTCGCCATGGGCCTGCTCGGCCTGGCTATGCTCCCGGCGCAGGCTGCGGCGTTGCTGATCATTCCATCGACCGTTACCAACCTCTGGCAATTGGCATTCGGCGGCCACCTGCGTGCGCTGCTCAAACGCCTGTGGCCGCTGTTGCTGCTGATCTTCCTCGGCACCGGGCTCGGCACGCTGTGGCTGGGCATGGACGGCGGCGGCTGGGTGGTGCACGCCTTGGGCGGCGCGCTGCTGGTGTATGCGTTGAGCGGATTGTGCCTGCCTACATTGAAGGTCAAGCCTGAAACCGAACGCTGGCTTGGCCCGGTGTGTGGCCTGGTCACCGGTATCATCACCTCGGCCACCGGCGTCTTCGTGATTCCGGCGGTGCCGTACCTGCAAGCCCTGGGCTTGAGCCGCGACCAACTGGTGCAGGCGCTGGGGCTGTCGTTCAGCGTATCAACCCTGGCGTTGGCCGCCGGCCTGGCCTGGCGCGGCAGCCTCGGCGGTGGCGAGATCAATGCCTCGCTGCTGGCGCTGGTGCCCGCGCTGCTGGGTATGGGGTTGGGCCAAGTGGTGCGTCAGCGCATCAGCGCGGTGCTGTTCAAGCGCGTGTTTCTTATCGGTATGGCACTGTTGGGCGGCCATCTGCTGATCAACGGTTAA